One Thermoplasma volcanium GSS1 genomic window carries:
- a CDS encoding B12-binding domain-containing radical SAM protein: MKVLLIKPLNPTGSGYTTKFGFLPTPLGLEDLAGEARVVGIKDVKIVDMEADELTLNEMVAYIDRWRPDVIGITLHATAAHSFSQQLATQVKSIYNPLIVAGGHQATFVPNQLLDNGFDVIVLGEGDETFREILKHYKDGIDFDNIPGIVFKRNGRKFRTKKRELIDDLDSLPIPAFDLVEPEKYTFKVFGEGSVATLETSRGCPYACDFCSVTPTWGNKWRNKSNERIMEELRIIKQLGYKWVFFTDDIFIVYPNVKQREDLFNRIIEEDLGLKFIVQMRADVTAKNPDLIKKAAQAGLTIAFLGIESGSEEVLKAMHKGIITDSSIRAVKVLEENNVVVLGGMMLGAPYERISDIRKTIKFSRILARAGIDAIQFSTYTPLPGTRIFLDSLRNKKIFTLDWSRYDILTPVAITKVNPAIIQALTAYAYYTFYIYKWLHDRLHSIRAVGFKDQIMLNAQKFILRMMPSYVKDILRLPSDVIKTALLYRNGLKHMDFDQTTVNELLNDSSQIVYKETGTKNPYFKIKNQ; encoded by the coding sequence ATGAAGGTTTTACTTATAAAACCCCTTAACCCTACAGGAAGCGGATACACCACAAAGTTCGGGTTCCTGCCAACACCTCTCGGTCTTGAGGATCTTGCAGGTGAAGCTAGAGTAGTAGGCATAAAAGATGTCAAGATAGTTGACATGGAGGCAGATGAGTTAACGCTAAACGAAATGGTTGCCTATATTGATAGATGGAGACCCGACGTTATAGGAATCACTCTTCACGCGACTGCAGCGCATTCATTTTCTCAGCAACTGGCAACGCAAGTTAAGTCAATATACAATCCACTGATCGTTGCCGGTGGGCATCAGGCTACTTTTGTACCAAATCAGTTACTTGACAACGGTTTTGACGTGATAGTGCTCGGCGAAGGAGACGAAACTTTTAGGGAAATTCTAAAACACTACAAGGACGGAATAGACTTCGACAACATTCCAGGCATAGTTTTCAAAAGGAATGGAAGAAAATTTAGAACGAAAAAACGAGAACTTATTGATGACCTTGATTCATTGCCAATCCCTGCTTTTGACTTAGTTGAACCAGAAAAATATACATTTAAGGTTTTTGGTGAAGGCAGCGTGGCAACGTTAGAGACCTCAAGGGGATGTCCGTATGCCTGCGATTTTTGTTCTGTTACTCCAACGTGGGGTAACAAATGGCGCAATAAATCAAACGAAAGAATAATGGAAGAGCTTAGGATAATAAAGCAATTAGGCTACAAGTGGGTCTTCTTTACAGATGATATTTTTATAGTTTATCCTAACGTAAAGCAGAGAGAAGACTTGTTTAATAGAATCATAGAAGAAGATCTTGGATTGAAATTTATAGTTCAGATGAGGGCAGATGTCACCGCCAAGAACCCAGACTTAATAAAGAAGGCCGCCCAGGCGGGTCTAACTATTGCTTTCCTTGGAATTGAATCTGGAAGTGAGGAAGTACTTAAGGCAATGCATAAGGGCATAATAACAGATTCATCTATCCGAGCAGTCAAAGTTTTAGAGGAAAATAATGTCGTTGTGCTTGGAGGCATGATGCTCGGTGCTCCATACGAGAGGATATCCGACATCAGGAAAACGATAAAATTTTCAAGGATATTGGCAAGGGCGGGAATAGATGCCATTCAATTTAGTACGTATACACCGCTGCCTGGAACCCGAATATTTCTTGATTCATTGAGAAACAAAAAAATATTCACATTAGATTGGTCAAGGTACGACATATTGACCCCTGTTGCTATAACTAAAGTGAATCCAGCGATAATCCAAGCCTTAACGGCGTATGCTTATTATACCTTCTATATCTATAAGTGGCTACACGACAGGCTCCATTCAATTAGAGCTGTAGGCTTCAAAGACCAGATAATGCTAAATGCCCAGAAGTTTATCCTCAGGATGATGCCATCCTATGTAAAGGACATACTCAGACTGCCGTCTGACGTCATAAAGACCGCATTGCTTTACAGGAACGGGTTGAAGCATATGGATTTCGATCAGACTACAGTAAACGAACTCCTTAACGATTCGAGCCAGATTGTGTACAAAGAGACTGGTACTAAGAATCCTTACTTTAAGATCAAGAACCAATGA
- a CDS encoding VWA domain-containing protein, giving the protein MYDAEISRRNPGLFLFLVDQSRSMVRKIAGGSESKAKEAADAINRQIGELIMRCTKNDGVRDYFYVGVIGYGGEKGKASYLLDDDLVPVSKLAENPIRTEKRVMKIPDGSGGTADVEYEFGVWFEAVANSDTPMVKAMNMAKEAVEKWVSEHPSSYPPIIINVTDGQSTDGDPYPVARNIMEMETDDGNPMIWNCHISSENAAPLSFPYSENQLPNDMYARSLFKMSSILPTKYINYAIEAFPDIRDGSRSYVFNAQLEQMIEFIDIGTRGAISSME; this is encoded by the coding sequence ATGTATGACGCAGAGATAAGTCGAAGAAATCCTGGCCTTTTCCTTTTTCTTGTCGATCAATCGAGATCCATGGTAAGGAAGATAGCTGGTGGAAGTGAATCAAAGGCCAAAGAAGCTGCAGATGCCATAAATAGACAGATCGGAGAGCTAATAATGAGGTGCACAAAGAACGATGGGGTGCGTGATTACTTTTACGTTGGGGTGATAGGTTATGGGGGAGAGAAAGGCAAGGCATCCTATCTACTTGATGATGATCTAGTACCTGTTTCGAAACTAGCCGAAAACCCCATAAGGACGGAAAAAAGGGTAATGAAGATACCAGACGGATCTGGAGGTACAGCGGACGTTGAATACGAATTCGGAGTGTGGTTCGAAGCTGTTGCGAACAGCGATACACCTATGGTTAAGGCGATGAATATGGCAAAGGAGGCTGTCGAAAAATGGGTCTCAGAGCATCCGTCTTCGTATCCGCCTATAATTATAAACGTAACTGATGGCCAATCTACCGATGGGGATCCTTATCCTGTAGCAAGAAATATAATGGAAATGGAGACAGACGACGGGAATCCTATGATATGGAACTGCCATATATCATCCGAGAACGCTGCTCCTCTCTCGTTTCCTTACTCAGAGAATCAGCTGCCAAATGATATGTATGCAAGGTCCCTTTTTAAGATGTCTAGCATACTTCCTACGAAATATATAAATTACGCTATTGAGGCTTTTCCGGATATTAGAGATGGATCTAGATCATACGTTTTTAACGCTCAACTTGAGCAGATGATTGAGTTCATCGATATTGGTACGAGGGGAGCAATAAGTTCTATGGAATGA
- a CDS encoding protein kinase domain-containing protein, with protein sequence MTTLKKTVAVAGTVAGGVLLVSLLQPFFLGHITQIDSYFLFSGVDIKYLHFDLLVASIVVVIWVIDLFVSIIDRKELITPKPIESTEEVSHKHAESTFTEVKKWPNQFEYSQAFQNPGYSFARELSGGTVIKNPNVKMTGNMIYSSGNYGLIFKIEKESKYYAIKCFTKGSDLHKRYYEIGKHIKSRNLSCIVNFEYLEAGVRTMKDPSIYYPVLKMDWIEGDSLYTYIKRNLDDGKEIRRIANEFAKSVILLKKNHIAHGDLSSDNIMISNGKVIFVDYDGMYVPSLKDLPSNENGHENFQHPSRRSSDYGEDMDNFSALVIYTSLYVLSLRPEAWKFNGDDPDALLFRKDDFLHYERSEVFDYIKKMGGKSAKLASLLIKSLQDGNVNAVEPTKFYSAK encoded by the coding sequence TTGACTACACTAAAGAAAACAGTTGCTGTTGCTGGTACCGTAGCGGGTGGAGTTTTACTAGTATCTTTGTTACAACCTTTCTTTCTGGGCCATATAACCCAGATAGATTCGTATTTTCTATTTTCTGGTGTTGATATTAAATATTTGCACTTTGATCTTTTAGTTGCTTCGATAGTAGTTGTTATTTGGGTGATAGATCTCTTTGTTTCTATAATCGACAGAAAAGAATTGATCACACCTAAACCTATAGAAAGTACGGAAGAGGTATCGCATAAGCATGCAGAATCTACGTTCACTGAAGTGAAGAAATGGCCTAATCAGTTCGAGTATTCCCAGGCTTTTCAGAATCCCGGTTACTCTTTTGCGCGGGAACTTTCCGGTGGAACTGTCATAAAAAATCCAAATGTAAAGATGACCGGAAACATGATATATTCATCAGGAAATTACGGACTGATTTTCAAGATCGAAAAAGAATCGAAGTACTATGCCATAAAGTGTTTTACTAAAGGATCTGACCTTCACAAGAGGTATTATGAAATTGGCAAACACATAAAAAGCAGAAATTTGAGCTGTATTGTGAACTTCGAGTATTTGGAAGCGGGGGTAAGAACTATGAAAGACCCTTCCATATATTATCCTGTTCTCAAGATGGATTGGATAGAAGGTGATTCTCTTTACACTTACATAAAAAGGAACTTGGATGACGGCAAAGAAATAAGGAGGATAGCAAACGAATTCGCAAAGAGTGTGATTCTTTTAAAGAAAAACCACATCGCTCATGGAGACCTTTCAAGCGACAACATAATGATATCAAATGGAAAGGTAATATTCGTTGATTACGACGGTATGTATGTGCCATCGCTCAAGGATCTGCCCTCCAACGAAAACGGGCATGAGAATTTTCAGCATCCTTCAAGGAGATCCAGCGATTACGGCGAGGACATGGACAATTTTTCTGCCCTAGTAATATATACATCTCTCTACGTTCTATCACTTCGGCCTGAAGCATGGAAATTCAATGGTGACGATCCTGATGCTTTGCTCTTTAGGAAGGATGATTTCCTTCACTACGAAAGATCTGAAGTCTTTGATTACATCAAAAAAATGGGAGGAAAATCTGCTAAGTTAGCCTCCTTGCTCATTAAATCGCTGCAAGATGGAAACGTTAACGCTGTAGAACCAACTAAATTTTATTCTGCGAAATAA
- a CDS encoding nicotinamide mononucleotide deamidase-related protein, with protein sequence MKDAVVITVGNEVLKGRTVNTNASFIGNFLTYQGYRVKLGLTVMDDLEDISWAFKTAMDRGDVIVSSGGLGPTFDDMTVEGFAKAIGSDNKLNQDALAMIEEKYKNIEITPERKKMAMMPEVCKPIRNPVGTAPGLLCSVGGKKVVILPGVPMEMQALLESMRDSLAIENSCYFDESINITGIMESTFAPYVERVMREVDGVYVKSHPKNIEVVNPSLEIEVSAYDVSQEAARKKVKDAIARIRAYAETILDSKDK encoded by the coding sequence ATGAAAGACGCAGTAGTGATAACAGTTGGGAATGAAGTCCTTAAAGGCAGGACAGTTAATACAAATGCCTCGTTTATTGGGAACTTTCTGACATATCAAGGATATAGAGTTAAGCTCGGCTTGACTGTTATGGATGATCTCGAAGATATCTCCTGGGCTTTTAAGACTGCCATGGATCGAGGCGATGTAATCGTCTCATCTGGCGGCCTTGGGCCTACCTTCGACGATATGACTGTGGAGGGCTTTGCAAAGGCCATAGGATCTGATAACAAGTTAAACCAAGACGCACTTGCTATGATAGAGGAAAAGTACAAAAATATCGAGATTACCCCTGAAAGGAAGAAGATGGCAATGATGCCTGAAGTATGCAAGCCTATCAGGAACCCTGTAGGTACAGCCCCAGGCCTATTGTGCAGTGTAGGTGGGAAGAAAGTTGTAATACTTCCCGGTGTGCCAATGGAAATGCAAGCGCTCCTGGAATCAATGCGGGATTCACTCGCTATTGAAAACTCATGTTATTTCGATGAATCCATAAATATCACTGGAATCATGGAGAGTACATTCGCACCTTACGTTGAGAGGGTTATGAGGGAAGTGGACGGAGTTTACGTGAAAAGCCACCCCAAAAATATTGAAGTTGTAAATCCATCGTTGGAGATAGAGGTATCAGCCTATGATGTATCTCAAGAAGCGGCTAGAAAGAAAGTAAAGGATGCAATAGCCAGGATCAGGGCATATGCTGAAACGATTCTAGACAGCAAGGACAAATGA
- the pyrH gene encoding UMP kinase: MNESIVISLGGSVISGDPIDADYLQSFAKILASSKFKRIGIVTGGGKTARSYISLLRSLGINENMLDEIGIYATRMNALSLASLLKGANPIIPSTVEEAVNLMSEYRFVVMGGTEPGHTTDTVAALLCERSDTDTLINITSVDGVYDLDPNKYKDARRFDTLGYREAITLSTGSSVGAGPNVFMDITALSIAMRSKIKVIVASRDLNNLKNILEGKPSVFTSIEEKA, encoded by the coding sequence ATGAATGAATCGATCGTAATATCGCTGGGTGGATCCGTCATATCTGGAGATCCTATAGATGCCGATTATTTGCAATCCTTCGCAAAAATACTTGCGTCATCAAAGTTCAAAAGGATAGGTATAGTAACAGGTGGAGGAAAAACCGCAAGATCCTATATTTCATTGTTAAGGTCTCTTGGCATAAACGAAAATATGCTGGATGAAATAGGAATATACGCCACAAGGATGAATGCCCTTTCGTTGGCAAGTCTGCTAAAGGGCGCAAATCCAATAATACCATCAACGGTTGAAGAGGCCGTAAACCTGATGTCAGAGTATAGATTCGTAGTCATGGGTGGAACTGAGCCAGGGCATACAACAGACACTGTTGCAGCTCTGCTATGTGAAAGAAGTGATACTGATACACTTATTAATATAACCTCTGTCGACGGAGTTTACGATCTAGATCCTAATAAGTACAAAGATGCAAGGCGTTTTGATACACTAGGCTACCGTGAAGCGATTACTCTTTCTACAGGAAGTTCTGTAGGTGCCGGCCCAAACGTGTTCATGGATATTACGGCGCTAAGCATAGCTATGAGGTCAAAGATAAAGGTTATAGTTGCATCTAGAGACCTTAACAACCTTAAAAATATTTTAGAGGGGAAACCCTCGGTATTTACGTCTATAGAGGAAAAAGCGTAG
- the prf1 gene encoding peptide chain release factor aRF-1, whose protein sequence is MADDEQIRRYEFKRALEELSKLHGRGTELISLYIPPEKQISDVVAYLRDEYSTSSNIKSKSTRKNVLAAIESIMSRLKYYRFPPPNGLVFFVGHIATRGDQTEMYTKIIEPPEPITTFMYKCDSEFHTEMLKAMLDEKEIYGLIVIDRKEATVGFLNGTRIEVVENVQSQVPSKHHQGGQSSRRFERLIEIAANEFFKKVGEIANNAFIPRIKEIRAIFLGGPGATKEYFFEKDYLRNEVKDKIKDLFDVGYTDESGLRELVEKASESIKDMKISREKDLMDRFLREVKKPDGGLAVYGEKAIRDALEQKMVDLLLISEGIRRVKYTYKCPTCGEEKTFSEEPSEWPVCDKDGTPLELIGEDDMIEDLYKLAKESGAQVEIISDQSDEGKLLKQAFGGLAAVLRFIRKDNVQNVM, encoded by the coding sequence ATGGCAGATGATGAACAGATAAGAAGATATGAATTTAAAAGGGCCTTGGAAGAGCTTTCAAAGCTTCACGGGCGAGGTACTGAGCTTATTTCGCTTTATATACCTCCGGAGAAGCAGATATCTGATGTAGTAGCGTATCTGCGTGATGAATATTCGACATCCTCTAACATAAAATCAAAATCAACGAGAAAGAACGTATTGGCAGCGATAGAATCCATTATGTCAAGGCTCAAGTATTACCGATTTCCTCCACCAAACGGCCTAGTTTTTTTTGTGGGCCATATAGCCACAAGGGGAGACCAGACTGAGATGTATACGAAGATAATTGAGCCTCCAGAGCCAATAACCACGTTTATGTATAAATGCGATTCCGAGTTCCATACCGAGATGTTAAAGGCAATGTTGGATGAGAAGGAGATCTATGGGCTCATTGTTATAGATCGAAAAGAGGCTACGGTAGGTTTCCTTAACGGTACGAGGATCGAAGTGGTTGAAAATGTTCAGTCTCAGGTTCCGAGCAAGCACCATCAAGGTGGTCAGTCATCGCGAAGGTTTGAGAGGCTTATTGAAATTGCTGCAAACGAATTCTTCAAAAAGGTAGGTGAAATCGCAAACAATGCTTTTATACCAAGGATAAAAGAAATACGTGCTATTTTCCTTGGCGGCCCGGGAGCTACAAAAGAGTATTTCTTTGAGAAGGACTACCTGAGGAATGAGGTTAAAGATAAGATCAAGGATTTATTCGACGTTGGATATACTGATGAATCTGGTCTAAGGGAACTTGTTGAAAAAGCCTCAGAATCCATAAAAGATATGAAAATATCCAGAGAAAAGGATCTCATGGATAGATTCCTAAGAGAAGTCAAAAAACCGGACGGAGGGCTTGCAGTATACGGAGAAAAAGCTATAAGGGATGCACTTGAGCAAAAGATGGTTGATCTGCTTTTGATCTCAGAAGGCATAAGGAGAGTCAAATATACTTACAAGTGCCCTACATGCGGAGAAGAAAAGACGTTTTCTGAGGAACCCTCTGAATGGCCTGTCTGCGACAAAGATGGGACGCCTCTTGAGCTTATCGGCGAAGATGACATGATCGAAGATCTGTATAAGTTAGCAAAGGAATCTGGAGCCCAGGTGGAGATTATCTCGGATCAGAGCGATGAGGGGAAACTCTTGAAGCAGGCTTTCGGTGGCCTAGCTGCTGTACTCAGATTCATCAGAAAGGATAACGTACAAAATGTAATGTGA